The genomic segment CCTATATTTAAAAAACTCCTTAAATCCTATAAGTCTTCCGCTAAAAGCGTATTATTTATCTAATTTAAAACTAAATTATTAATTATCGGAGATACTAAGATGTGTTTCCATTTTGTTAAGGAAAGAATTGTATTTACTAACTTCGTAATATTGCAAGACTTGAACCTATATGCTATACAACCATCCCCGGGCATTTTATTTCATAGGTCTTGCTCTGTTATAACTTTAATTTTATTCTTTTTCAATAAGATAGTTGTCACTCCATCACCCTGAATGAGTCGGTTAGAAAATATCCCATTATAAATCCTGCCACAACCACAGGATGGACTTTCTTGTTTTAAGATTGCTTCTTTAATACCATAAAGCTGAGCCAATGTTAAAACCTGCTCTGCTCCTTTTATAAAATTACGAGTTACATCGACTCCCGATATGGTTATGACCTTTTCTCCTTTTTGCTCTGCAGGTTCTCTAGGAGTTGATAAGCCACCCAACTGTTCCGGACAAATAGGAATCAGTATTTCTTTTTTGACTAAACGGATAACTTCATCGTTGGGGATGATTTTTCCATCGTATCGGCAATTGATTCCCAATAAACAAGCGCTGCATAACTTCATATTCGTGATCCTCCACAATACCGCCTAAATAAATTTTTCTATCTGTAGTTTTTCCAATAATACCATCAATTACTTTCCTTTTTAACTAGTTGGATTTTTCCAAAGGCAACAGGAATAGTAGTGAAATCAAATACAAAACCCCATATACACTTCCCACTGATAAGGGAAACATGGCTTGTAATAAACTGATTTCCAGGAAAAAGACATTGATCAGAGAATACAAAGAAAGAATAACTCCTTCTAATAAGCCCA from the Candidatus Atribacteria bacterium genome contains:
- a CDS encoding DUF523 domain-containing protein: MKLCSACLLGINCRYDGKIIPNDEVIRLVKKEILIPICPEQLGGLSTPREPAEQKGEKVITISGVDVTRNFIKGAEQVLTLAQLYGIKEAILKQESPSCGCGRIYNGIFSNRLIQGDGVTTILLKKNKIKVITEQDL